Proteins from one Erysipelothrix larvae genomic window:
- the udk gene encoding uridine kinase, with the protein MEPVLIGIAGGSASGKSSIARILKEHYKETQSVYILKMDDYYKDQSNIPLEERYDTNYDHPFAFDTDLLLSDIQQLKNGKSIQKPVYDFINHTRSTYTETVECSDVIVIEGLLLLEDERVRDLLDIRVFVDAPADVRFIRRLIRDVKKRGRSMDHVIEQYLTTVRIMHDQFIEPSKRYADIIIPEGAHNKVAIDLLTTKIGSIISRGNN; encoded by the coding sequence ATGGAACCAGTACTAATTGGGATTGCAGGCGGTAGTGCATCGGGTAAATCGTCGATTGCAAGAATCTTGAAGGAACATTACAAAGAAACACAATCGGTTTACATCCTGAAAATGGATGACTACTACAAGGATCAATCAAACATTCCGCTTGAAGAGCGTTATGACACAAACTATGACCATCCTTTTGCATTTGATACAGATTTGCTGCTATCAGACATCCAACAACTAAAAAATGGAAAAAGTATTCAAAAACCTGTGTATGATTTTATTAATCATACACGCAGTACATACACTGAAACTGTCGAGTGCAGTGATGTTATCGTTATTGAAGGATTGCTTCTTCTTGAAGATGAACGTGTACGTGACTTACTTGATATTCGAGTATTTGTCGATGCACCAGCAGACGTGCGCTTCATTCGTCGCTTGATTCGTGATGTAAAAAAACGTGGACGCAGTATGGACCATGTAATCGAACAATACCTGACAACCGTACGTATTATGCATGATCAATTCATCGAACCATCAAAACGTTATGCAGACATCATCATTCCTGAAGGTGCACATAATAAAGTTGCGATAGATTTGTTGACAACAAAAATCGGAAGTATCATTAGTAGAGGCAATAATTAA